The Meles meles chromosome 6, mMelMel3.1 paternal haplotype, whole genome shotgun sequence genome has a window encoding:
- the DMAC2L gene encoding ATP synthase subunit s, mitochondrial isoform X3 — protein MDARGGGRRAGLRSRRRAARSLAPSLPPALVDYERIKDVGPDRAASEWLLRCGAMVRYHGQERWQKDYNHLPTGPLDKYKIQAIDATESCIMRIGFDHLEGLQHVEKIRLCKCHYIEDDCLERLGKLENLQKSILEMEIISCGNITDKGIIALYHLRNLKYLLLSDLPGVREKENLIQTFKTALPSLELKLDLK, from the exons ATGGACGCGCGTGGCGGAGGGCGAAGGGCAGGCCTGCGGAGCCGTAGACGCGCGGCACGCTCGCtcgctccctcccttcctccagcgCT AGTAGATTATGAACGCATCAAGGACGTGGGACCCGATAGGGCAGCATCCGAGTGGCTGCTACGTTGTGGGGCCATGGTGCGCTACCATGGCCAGGAGAGGTGGCAGAAGGACTACAACCACCTCCCAACAGGACCGCTGGACAAATACAAGATCCAGGCAATTGATGCCACCGAGTCCTGTATCATGAGAATTGGATTTGATCATCTGG AGGGCCTACAGCACGTTGAAAAAATAAGACTATGCAAGTGTCATTATATTGAGGATGACTGTTTGGAGAGACTTGGTAAActagaaaatttacaaaaaagcatactggaaatggaaataatttcatGTGGGAATATCACAGACAAAGGAATCATTGCTTTATATCACTTAAG AAACCTCAAGTATTTGTTGTTAAGTGATCTTCCTggagtaagagaaaaagaaaatcttatccAAACCTTTAAGACAGCACTGCCTTCTCTGGAATTAAAATTAGACttgaagtaa
- the DMAC2L gene encoding ATP synthase subunit s, mitochondrial isoform X1, giving the protein MRKDQVMLFGRISQQLCGLKKPPWSCDCRNFWGWLNAVFNKVDYERIKDVGPDRAASEWLLRCGAMVRYHGQERWQKDYNHLPTGPLDKYKIQAIDATESCIMRIGFDHLEGLQHVEKIRLCKCHYIEDDCLERLGKLENLQKSILEMEIISCGNITDKGIIALYHLRNLKYLLLSDLPGVREKENLIQTFKTALPSLELKLDLK; this is encoded by the exons ATGAGAAAAG ATCAAGTGATGCTGTTTGGAAGAATTTCCCAGCAGTTGTGTGGCTTAAAGAAACCCCCATGGTCATGTGACTGCAGAAACTTTTGGGGCTGGTTGAATGCAGTGTTTAATAA AGTAGATTATGAACGCATCAAGGACGTGGGACCCGATAGGGCAGCATCCGAGTGGCTGCTACGTTGTGGGGCCATGGTGCGCTACCATGGCCAGGAGAGGTGGCAGAAGGACTACAACCACCTCCCAACAGGACCGCTGGACAAATACAAGATCCAGGCAATTGATGCCACCGAGTCCTGTATCATGAGAATTGGATTTGATCATCTGG AGGGCCTACAGCACGTTGAAAAAATAAGACTATGCAAGTGTCATTATATTGAGGATGACTGTTTGGAGAGACTTGGTAAActagaaaatttacaaaaaagcatactggaaatggaaataatttcatGTGGGAATATCACAGACAAAGGAATCATTGCTTTATATCACTTAAG AAACCTCAAGTATTTGTTGTTAAGTGATCTTCCTggagtaagagaaaaagaaaatcttatccAAACCTTTAAGACAGCACTGCCTTCTCTGGAATTAAAATTAGACttgaagtaa
- the DMAC2L gene encoding ATP synthase subunit s, mitochondrial isoform X4 has protein sequence MRKDQVMLFGRISQQLCGLKKPPWSCDCRNFWGWLNAVFNKVDYERIKDVGPDRAASEWLLRCGAMVRYHGQERWQKDYNHLPTGPLDKYKIQAIDATESCIMRIGFDHLETSSICC, from the exons ATGAGAAAAG ATCAAGTGATGCTGTTTGGAAGAATTTCCCAGCAGTTGTGTGGCTTAAAGAAACCCCCATGGTCATGTGACTGCAGAAACTTTTGGGGCTGGTTGAATGCAGTGTTTAATAA AGTAGATTATGAACGCATCAAGGACGTGGGACCCGATAGGGCAGCATCCGAGTGGCTGCTACGTTGTGGGGCCATGGTGCGCTACCATGGCCAGGAGAGGTGGCAGAAGGACTACAACCACCTCCCAACAGGACCGCTGGACAAATACAAGATCCAGGCAATTGATGCCACCGAGTCCTGTATCATGAGAATTGGATTTGATCATCTGG AAACCTCAAGTATTTGTTGTTAA
- the DMAC2L gene encoding ATP synthase subunit s, mitochondrial isoform X2 has product MLFGRISQQLCGLKKPPWSCDCRNFWGWLNAVFNKVDYERIKDVGPDRAASEWLLRCGAMVRYHGQERWQKDYNHLPTGPLDKYKIQAIDATESCIMRIGFDHLEGLQHVEKIRLCKCHYIEDDCLERLGKLENLQKSILEMEIISCGNITDKGIIALYHLRNLKYLLLSDLPGVREKENLIQTFKTALPSLELKLDLK; this is encoded by the exons ATGCTGTTTGGAAGAATTTCCCAGCAGTTGTGTGGCTTAAAGAAACCCCCATGGTCATGTGACTGCAGAAACTTTTGGGGCTGGTTGAATGCAGTGTTTAATAA AGTAGATTATGAACGCATCAAGGACGTGGGACCCGATAGGGCAGCATCCGAGTGGCTGCTACGTTGTGGGGCCATGGTGCGCTACCATGGCCAGGAGAGGTGGCAGAAGGACTACAACCACCTCCCAACAGGACCGCTGGACAAATACAAGATCCAGGCAATTGATGCCACCGAGTCCTGTATCATGAGAATTGGATTTGATCATCTGG AGGGCCTACAGCACGTTGAAAAAATAAGACTATGCAAGTGTCATTATATTGAGGATGACTGTTTGGAGAGACTTGGTAAActagaaaatttacaaaaaagcatactggaaatggaaataatttcatGTGGGAATATCACAGACAAAGGAATCATTGCTTTATATCACTTAAG AAACCTCAAGTATTTGTTGTTAAGTGATCTTCCTggagtaagagaaaaagaaaatcttatccAAACCTTTAAGACAGCACTGCCTTCTCTGGAATTAAAATTAGACttgaagtaa